A genomic region of Pseudomonas frederiksbergensis contains the following coding sequences:
- a CDS encoding alpha-ketoacid dehydrogenase subunit beta, with amino-acid sequence MNERRGVQEGPPMSNGKVTLLEAVNLALHRAMREDENVIVLGEDVGVNGGVFRATLGLRDSFGFKRVIDTPLAETMLGGLVIGMAAQGLKPVLEIQFMGFIYAAMEHLVSHASRMRNRTRGRITCPMVLRTPMGAGIRAPEHHSESTEALFAHIPGLRVLIPSSPARAYGLLLAAIDDPDPVVFLEPTRLYRMNPQPLIDDGKRLPLDSCFTLREGSDITLISWGASVLETLQAADALAEQGISAEVIDVACIKPLDLDTLEASVRKTGRCVIVHEAPRTCGVGAEIAASLYERAWLDLQAPILRVTAPDIPPPLYRQELLYLPNVEDILHACDSVLLHHV; translated from the coding sequence TTGAACGAGCGGCGCGGCGTGCAGGAGGGCCCGCCCATGAGTAACGGCAAAGTCACGCTGTTGGAGGCGGTCAACCTGGCGTTGCACCGGGCCATGCGCGAGGACGAAAACGTCATTGTGCTCGGTGAGGATGTCGGCGTGAACGGTGGTGTGTTTCGCGCCACGCTAGGGCTGCGCGACAGCTTTGGCTTCAAGCGGGTGATCGATACACCGCTGGCCGAAACCATGCTCGGCGGACTGGTGATTGGCATGGCCGCCCAAGGCTTGAAACCGGTGCTGGAAATTCAGTTCATGGGCTTCATCTACGCCGCCATGGAGCATCTGGTGTCTCACGCCAGCCGCATGCGCAACCGCACGCGCGGGCGGATCACTTGCCCTATGGTGTTGCGCACACCGATGGGCGCGGGGATTCGTGCGCCGGAACATCACAGCGAAAGCACTGAGGCGCTGTTTGCGCATATTCCGGGGTTGCGTGTGTTGATTCCTTCATCGCCGGCGCGGGCTTATGGCTTGTTGCTGGCGGCCATCGACGATCCGGACCCGGTGGTGTTTCTCGAACCGACGCGGCTCTACCGGATGAACCCGCAGCCGTTGATCGACGATGGCAAGCGTCTGCCGCTGGACAGCTGTTTCACCTTGCGTGAAGGCAGCGATATCACCCTGATCAGTTGGGGGGCCAGTGTCTTGGAAACCTTGCAGGCGGCCGATGCGCTGGCGGAACAAGGGATTTCGGCCGAGGTGATCGATGTCGCCTGCATCAAGCCGCTGGACCTCGACACGCTGGAGGCGTCGGTGCGCAAGACCGGCCGTTGCGTGATCGTCCATGAAGCGCCACGAACCTGTGGCGTCGGCGCGGAAATCGCCGCCAGCCTCTACGAACGTGCTTGGCTGGATTTGCAGGCACCGATCCTGCGGGTGACCGCGCCGGACATTCCGCCACCGCTGTATCGGCAAGAGTTGCTGTACCTGCCAAACGTCGAAGACATCCTTCACGCCTGCGACAGCGTGCTGCTGCACCACGTCTAA
- a CDS encoding NAD(P)H-dependent flavin oxidoreductase produces the protein MDLRATPENLTLTQRLGIQYPIIQAPMVGVSTPALAAAVSNAGALGSIGLGASNVSQAKALIAETRALTCKPFNVNLFCHCTPEPDKALQSDWLKYLQPLFTEFDVPAPTTLNEIYTSFLDDPDMLELLLVERPAVVSFHFGLPPTSWIDALKRAGIVLLATATDSYEAELIERAGLDAIIAQGVEAGGHRGVFNPQQDALTGTLALVRTLSRQCSIPIIAAGGIMDGQSISAMLTLGAQGAQLGTAFILCPETAANPRYRADLKSPKAAHTRITSAISGRPARGMVNRLITDLDATGAPQCPAYPLTYDAAKALHAAASAKGCNEFAVQWAGQGAALAREMSAKAMVEVLVAEMN, from the coding sequence ATGGATCTGCGCGCCACCCCTGAAAACCTGACGCTGACGCAACGGCTCGGCATCCAGTATCCGATCATCCAGGCGCCCATGGTTGGCGTGTCTACACCGGCACTCGCGGCGGCGGTGTCGAATGCCGGCGCCTTGGGCTCGATCGGGTTGGGCGCGAGCAATGTCAGTCAGGCCAAGGCGCTGATTGCCGAGACCCGGGCGCTGACCTGCAAGCCCTTCAACGTCAACCTGTTCTGTCATTGCACACCCGAACCGGACAAGGCCTTGCAGTCCGATTGGCTGAAGTATCTGCAACCGCTGTTTACCGAGTTCGACGTGCCTGCGCCCACCACGCTGAATGAGATCTACACCAGTTTCCTCGATGACCCGGACATGCTCGAATTGCTGCTGGTCGAACGTCCGGCCGTGGTCAGCTTTCACTTCGGTCTGCCGCCGACGTCCTGGATCGATGCCTTGAAGAGGGCCGGCATCGTGCTGCTGGCCACCGCGACCGATTCATACGAAGCCGAACTGATCGAACGTGCCGGCCTCGACGCAATCATCGCCCAAGGCGTCGAAGCCGGCGGCCATCGCGGTGTGTTCAACCCGCAACAGGATGCCCTGACCGGCACCCTGGCGCTGGTCAGAACCCTCAGCCGGCAGTGTTCGATCCCGATCATCGCCGCAGGCGGGATCATGGACGGCCAGTCGATCAGTGCCATGCTCACACTCGGCGCACAAGGCGCGCAGTTGGGCACCGCCTTTATCCTGTGCCCCGAAACCGCTGCCAACCCGCGCTACCGCGCCGACCTGAAAAGCCCGAAAGCCGCCCATACGCGCATCACCAGCGCGATTTCCGGGCGACCGGCGCGGGGCATGGTCAATCGCCTGATCACCGACCTGGATGCCACTGGCGCACCGCAATGCCCGGCGTACCCCCTGACCTACGACGCCGCCAAAGCCCTGCACGCCGCCGCCAGCGCCAAGGGTTGCAACGAATTCGCGGTGCAGTGGGCCGGCCAGGGTGCTGCACTGGCGCGGGAAATGAGCGCCAAGGCCATGGTTGAAGTGCTGGTCGCCGAGATGAACTGA
- a CDS encoding response regulator transcription factor codes for MDQPKRVLVVEDDVHIADLICLHLRDEQFEVVHSTDGNEGLRLLEQGSWDALILDLMLPGVDGLEICRRARAMARYTPIIITSARSSEVHRILGLELGADDYLAKPFSMLELVARVKALLRRVDAMARNLKMDAGSLTSDGLFIDPITRDVSLGGKRLDLTPREFDLLYFFARQPGKVFSRMDLLNAVWGYSHEGYEHTVNTHINRLRAKIETDPAQPVRILTVWGRGYKFAPAQEQP; via the coding sequence ATGGATCAACCCAAACGAGTTCTGGTGGTCGAGGACGATGTGCACATCGCCGACCTGATCTGCCTGCACCTGCGCGACGAGCAGTTCGAGGTCGTGCACAGCACCGATGGCAACGAAGGCTTGCGCCTGCTCGAACAAGGCAGCTGGGATGCACTGATCCTCGACCTGATGCTGCCGGGCGTCGACGGCCTGGAAATCTGCCGCCGCGCCCGCGCCATGGCCCGTTACACGCCGATCATCATCACCAGCGCCCGGTCGAGCGAAGTGCACCGCATCCTCGGCCTGGAACTGGGCGCCGACGATTACCTGGCCAAACCGTTTTCGATGCTTGAGCTGGTGGCGCGGGTCAAAGCCCTGCTGCGACGAGTCGACGCCATGGCCCGCAACCTGAAAATGGATGCCGGCAGCCTGACCAGCGACGGGCTGTTCATCGACCCGATCACCCGCGACGTGTCGCTCGGCGGCAAGCGCCTGGACCTGACTCCACGCGAGTTCGACCTGCTGTATTTCTTCGCCCGGCAGCCGGGCAAAGTCTTCTCGCGCATGGACCTGCTGAACGCCGTCTGGGGTTACAGCCACGAAGGCTACGAGCACACGGTCAACACTCACATCAATCGCCTGCGGGCCAAGATCGAGACCGACCCCGCGCAACCGGTGCGCATTCTCACGGTATGGGGCCGTGGCTATAAATTCGCCCCGGCGCAGGAGCAGCCATGA
- a CDS encoding sensor histidine kinase, which produces MRLTLTQRLSAVFALLLLVCSGTSVWMQVRSNHMHELEVVQGLSRDLAQHIAHDTQLMDANGLKPDALRELFSQLMLVNPSVEVYLLDSSGRVVGNAAPEGHLRREQVDLTPVRRLLNGEALPILGDDPRSVDGRKVFSAAPLKVNGQQVGYLYVVLLSEEHDRFAERGATSVALNTALWSIGMVALLCLIAGLTAFTLITRPLRRLTDTVAHFDIDGAPVAPPSPAPSGPADNLATHDEIAVLDAAFRQMQKRLGEQWRSLTRQDQERRELVANISHDLRTPLASLHGYLETLSLKDASLTPAERRRYLGIALDQSRKVGGLAQSLLELVRLEHGFVQPVLERFSLTDLVQDIFQKFELTAEARHVQLKASFAPTVSAVCADLGLIERVLTNLFDNALRHTPDGGEIDISLVPQGKFVEITVSDSGPGIAAELREGLFLRPFNIGGARRDGGLGLRIVHRILQLHGREIHLVDMPGQGATFRFSLPVDEETATALAVRSMNLNTPQR; this is translated from the coding sequence ATGAGACTGACACTCACCCAGCGCCTGTCAGCGGTGTTTGCCCTGCTGCTGTTGGTGTGCAGCGGCACCTCGGTGTGGATGCAGGTGCGCTCCAACCACATGCATGAGCTGGAAGTGGTGCAGGGTTTGTCCCGGGATCTGGCGCAGCACATCGCCCACGACACCCAGTTGATGGACGCCAATGGCTTGAAACCCGATGCGCTGCGCGAGTTGTTCAGCCAGTTGATGCTGGTGAACCCGAGTGTCGAGGTCTACCTGCTCGACAGCAGTGGCCGGGTGGTCGGCAATGCGGCGCCCGAAGGCCACCTGCGTCGCGAGCAGGTCGACCTGACGCCCGTGCGGCGCTTGCTCAACGGCGAGGCCCTGCCGATTCTCGGCGACGACCCGCGCAGCGTTGACGGACGCAAGGTGTTCAGCGCCGCACCGCTCAAGGTCAACGGCCAGCAGGTTGGCTATCTCTACGTGGTGCTGCTCAGCGAGGAACATGACCGCTTCGCCGAACGCGGAGCTACCAGCGTGGCGCTGAACACCGCGCTGTGGTCGATCGGGATGGTGGCGTTGCTGTGCCTGATCGCCGGTCTCACAGCGTTCACCCTGATCACCCGACCGCTGCGCCGCTTGACCGACACGGTCGCGCATTTCGACATTGATGGCGCACCGGTCGCCCCGCCCTCGCCGGCACCATCAGGCCCAGCGGACAATCTCGCCACGCACGACGAAATCGCCGTGCTCGATGCCGCCTTCCGGCAGATGCAAAAGCGTCTGGGCGAACAATGGCGTTCCCTGACCCGCCAGGATCAGGAACGCCGTGAGCTGGTCGCCAATATCTCCCACGACCTGCGCACACCGCTGGCATCGCTGCATGGCTACCTCGAAACCCTGTCACTGAAAGACGCCAGCCTGACCCCGGCCGAGCGCCGCCGCTACCTGGGCATCGCCCTCGACCAGAGCCGCAAGGTCGGCGGCCTGGCGCAATCGCTGCTGGAACTGGTGCGCCTGGAACACGGCTTCGTCCAGCCGGTGCTGGAGCGTTTTTCCCTGACCGATCTGGTGCAGGACATCTTCCAGAAATTCGAGCTGACCGCCGAAGCCCGACACGTGCAACTCAAGGCGAGTTTCGCGCCGACAGTTTCGGCGGTATGCGCCGACCTTGGGCTGATCGAGCGCGTGCTGACCAACCTGTTCGACAACGCCTTGCGCCACACACCCGATGGCGGGGAAATCGACATCAGCCTTGTCCCGCAAGGCAAGTTCGTCGAGATCACCGTCAGCGACAGCGGCCCGGGCATCGCCGCAGAACTGCGCGAAGGCTTGTTCCTGCGACCGTTCAACATCGGCGGTGCGCGCCGCGACGGCGGTTTGGGCTTGCGGATCGTGCACCGGATTCTGCAACTGCATGGCCGCGAAATTCACTTGGTCGATATGCCGGGCCAAGGCGCGACCTTCCGCTTTTCGTTACCGGTGGATGAGGAGACAGCAACTGCGCTGGCGGTTCGCTCGATGAATCTGAATACGCCCCAGCGATAA
- a CDS encoding FAD/NAD(P)-binding protein: MQQATLAIAIIGMGPRGLNVLERITAYACDQKNHKNIAVHLIDPGVPGEGIHHSAQPDYLQLNTVASQITLFMDPTVVDAGPSIEGPSLYEWAVGNWKHPLPLGPNTYLPRSAFGEYLNWVFTFLIARLEQHCEVHLHTCTASDIEQTATQSFVIQTTNGKTINADYLFLTTGHSENHPDAQDIERRAFVATHRFNNANLRYVVTGPLPIHKQLDEIAPDASVAIEGMGLTAIDAITALTVGRGGRFARDENGKLNYQPSGAEPSLALFSRSGIPFAARAVNQKGVSGQYQARFLTREQINQWKRTHKPGELDFHGHIFPLILRDMAHAYYLSYATRLHGSSFAELLDSTLVHLDKPAAENVLRQCCPQIPQFSWDKLANPISRNALASKEHFHQWLTDYLEQDLAEAQEGNCENPIKAACDVLRDIRDNLRRVVDFGALSAASHKRFMNEFVPVMNRLAVGPPLQRTEEMLALMRAGYLTVSFGPETRVHMDGTSYSFAIKSASLPDHEFRADVLIRARVPKSSPNQDKSPLLYRLLEKGLVRPFTNQGMEVSGIDVDEGLHIIPLNGKPLSNAWALGTLCEGAKFYTYIVARPFVNSTALVDAGRSVGELFRQINAQQMTKRPTASVADSSRSLVHL, translated from the coding sequence ATGCAACAGGCTACGCTAGCGATCGCGATTATCGGCATGGGGCCACGGGGTCTGAACGTGCTCGAACGAATCACCGCCTACGCTTGCGATCAAAAAAACCACAAGAATATAGCAGTGCATCTCATCGACCCCGGTGTACCGGGCGAAGGCATTCACCATTCTGCGCAACCTGACTACCTGCAACTCAATACCGTCGCCTCGCAAATCACCCTGTTCATGGACCCGACCGTGGTCGATGCCGGGCCGTCGATTGAAGGGCCAAGCCTGTACGAGTGGGCCGTCGGCAACTGGAAGCACCCGTTACCGCTGGGGCCCAACACGTACCTGCCACGCAGTGCTTTTGGCGAGTACCTGAACTGGGTCTTCACGTTCCTGATTGCCCGGCTGGAACAGCACTGTGAAGTGCATCTGCATACGTGCACGGCCAGCGATATCGAACAGACCGCGACCCAATCGTTTGTCATCCAGACCACGAATGGTAAAACGATCAACGCTGACTACCTGTTCCTGACCACGGGCCACTCGGAAAACCACCCGGACGCTCAGGACATCGAGCGTCGCGCCTTTGTTGCGACTCACCGTTTCAACAACGCCAATCTGCGCTACGTGGTCACCGGGCCACTGCCGATCCACAAGCAACTGGATGAGATTGCCCCTGACGCCTCGGTGGCGATCGAAGGCATGGGCCTGACCGCCATCGACGCAATCACCGCGCTGACCGTGGGGCGTGGTGGCCGCTTCGCGCGTGACGAGAACGGCAAGTTGAACTATCAGCCGTCCGGCGCAGAACCGTCGCTGGCCCTATTCTCGCGCAGCGGCATTCCGTTCGCCGCCCGCGCAGTGAACCAGAAAGGTGTCTCGGGCCAATACCAGGCACGCTTCCTGACCCGTGAGCAGATCAATCAATGGAAGCGGACCCACAAGCCTGGCGAACTCGATTTCCACGGTCATATCTTCCCGCTGATTCTGCGCGACATGGCCCATGCCTATTACTTGTCCTATGCCACCCGGTTGCATGGCAGTTCCTTCGCCGAGTTGCTCGACTCCACGCTGGTCCATCTCGACAAGCCGGCGGCCGAAAACGTGCTGCGTCAATGCTGCCCGCAGATTCCGCAGTTTTCCTGGGACAAGCTGGCCAACCCCATCAGCCGCAACGCTCTGGCCAGCAAGGAACACTTCCATCAGTGGCTGACCGACTATCTGGAGCAAGACCTGGCCGAGGCGCAAGAGGGTAATTGCGAAAACCCGATCAAGGCCGCCTGCGATGTGCTGCGCGACATTCGCGACAACCTGCGCCGGGTGGTCGATTTCGGCGCGCTGTCGGCCGCGTCGCACAAGCGCTTCATGAACGAGTTCGTCCCGGTGATGAACCGCCTGGCCGTTGGTCCGCCACTGCAACGCACCGAAGAAATGCTCGCGCTGATGCGTGCGGGTTACCTGACGGTCAGCTTCGGTCCTGAGACCCGTGTGCATATGGACGGCACGTCGTACTCGTTCGCCATCAAAAGCGCGAGTCTGCCCGACCACGAGTTCCGCGCTGATGTGCTGATTCGCGCACGGGTGCCGAAATCGTCGCCTAACCAGGACAAATCACCGCTGCTCTATCGTTTGCTGGAAAAGGGCCTGGTTCGTCCGTTTACCAATCAGGGCATGGAGGTCAGCGGTATTGATGTCGATGAAGGCCTGCACATCATCCCGCTGAACGGCAAACCGCTAAGCAATGCCTGGGCCTTGGGGACTCTTTGCGAAGGCGCCAAGTTCTATACCTACATCGTTGCGCGGCCGTTCGTGAATTCCACCGCACTGGTGGACGCCGGACGCAGCGTGGGCGAATTGTTCCGGCAGATCAACGCGCAGCAAATGACCAAGAGACCGACCGCCAGCGTCGCTGACTCTTCGCGATCGCTCGTTCACCTTTAA
- a CDS encoding LysR substrate-binding domain-containing protein, producing the protein MQLKSLRIFLAVAETGSFVAAAERLHTVQSNVTAHIKKLEAELGAQLIDRNGRARLTSAGHALSEYADRIQRNHDEAVAFFRGSQSLSGELRIGAMETTTAFRLPGILASFHGKNPEVDLKLTTGPTADLVRGLVEGRFDCVFVAGKVDHRRFHLYKAFTEELVLISSRPLEKMPSKETLLTATFLAFRQGCSYRHSIELLLASCGVSAVRIIDFGTLDAMLGCVAAGMGYAVLPKSTVDAQKSRFNIYSLDLPERYAIVDTYFAAAQQNTWTPAMASFSETVCDALVITDALAKERLPITIAHSDTAQLGNF; encoded by the coding sequence ATGCAGCTCAAATCGCTTCGTATTTTTTTGGCCGTGGCTGAAACGGGCAGCTTTGTGGCCGCCGCTGAACGCCTGCACACCGTGCAATCCAACGTCACTGCACATATCAAAAAGCTCGAAGCCGAGTTGGGCGCTCAACTGATCGACCGTAATGGCCGGGCGCGTCTCACTTCCGCCGGTCATGCACTTAGTGAGTACGCTGACAGAATTCAGCGAAATCACGACGAGGCTGTGGCCTTTTTCCGAGGCAGCCAGTCCCTGAGTGGCGAGCTGCGCATCGGCGCGATGGAGACCACCACCGCGTTTCGCTTGCCGGGGATCCTGGCGAGCTTCCACGGCAAAAATCCTGAAGTCGATCTCAAACTCACCACCGGGCCGACCGCAGATCTGGTCAGGGGATTGGTGGAAGGGCGCTTCGATTGCGTGTTTGTGGCCGGTAAAGTCGATCATCGGCGGTTCCACCTGTACAAAGCGTTTACCGAGGAGCTGGTGCTGATTTCCTCCCGGCCGCTGGAGAAAATGCCGTCCAAGGAAACCCTGCTGACGGCAACCTTCCTGGCCTTTCGCCAAGGTTGCAGTTATCGCCACAGCATTGAACTGCTGCTGGCCTCTTGCGGCGTCTCGGCCGTGCGCATCATTGATTTCGGCACGCTGGACGCCATGCTCGGTTGCGTCGCGGCGGGCATGGGGTATGCGGTACTGCCAAAGTCCACGGTCGACGCTCAGAAGTCCCGCTTCAACATCTATAGCCTCGACTTGCCGGAGCGCTACGCGATCGTCGACACCTATTTCGCCGCGGCGCAGCAGAACACCTGGACGCCGGCCATGGCGTCGTTTTCTGAAACCGTGTGCGATGCACTGGTGATCACCGATGCACTGGCCAAGGAGCGCTTGCCGATCACCATCGCCCACAGTGATACGGCCCAGCTCGGGAATTTTTAA
- a CDS encoding dihydrolipoamide acetyltransferase family protein has translation MKYFKLPDLGEGLQEAEIVEWHVKVGDRVKADQLLVSVETAKALVDIPAPYDGVVAKTYGAEGDILHVGEPLLGYEGEADAGTVVGRLEDGGSRQDDRFFVGAAPSTREHMSARATPAVRQLARQLGVELNGLIGSGPEGLITRSDVESASQAERDKFGGEKLRGVRRSMALNMARSHAEVVPVTIFADADLHRWGRAREPLIRLAKAMAAACAVEPMLNSGFDGKSLSVRHHDTLHLGIAVDTPDGLFVPVLRDVGNRSSADLKEGVTRLRADVQARSIPAREMMGATLTLSNFGTLFGRYANPVVVPPQVAILAAGAIRDEPVAMGGKVLVHPILPLSLTFDHRVVTGGEAARFFKVLVEALEQPDS, from the coding sequence ATGAAATATTTCAAATTGCCTGACTTGGGCGAGGGGCTGCAAGAAGCGGAAATCGTCGAATGGCACGTCAAGGTCGGCGATAGGGTGAAGGCCGATCAACTGCTGGTCTCGGTGGAAACCGCCAAGGCCCTGGTGGATATTCCTGCACCTTACGACGGCGTGGTGGCAAAAACCTACGGCGCCGAAGGCGACATTCTGCATGTCGGCGAACCCTTGCTGGGGTATGAAGGCGAGGCGGATGCCGGCACGGTGGTAGGCCGGCTTGAAGATGGCGGCAGCCGTCAGGACGACCGGTTTTTCGTGGGCGCCGCGCCCTCGACCCGCGAACACATGAGCGCTCGCGCTACCCCGGCGGTGCGGCAACTGGCCCGGCAGTTGGGCGTCGAGTTGAATGGGCTAATCGGGTCCGGCCCCGAGGGGCTGATCACCCGCAGCGATGTTGAAAGTGCCTCACAGGCCGAGCGCGACAAATTTGGCGGTGAGAAGCTGCGCGGAGTGCGCCGCAGCATGGCGCTGAACATGGCCAGGTCCCACGCCGAGGTAGTGCCGGTGACCATTTTCGCCGATGCCGATCTGCATCGCTGGGGCCGTGCGCGTGAGCCGTTGATCCGTTTGGCCAAAGCCATGGCGGCAGCCTGTGCCGTGGAGCCGATGCTCAACAGTGGGTTTGATGGCAAGTCCTTGTCGGTCAGGCACCACGACACACTCCATCTGGGCATTGCCGTCGACACCCCCGACGGTTTGTTCGTGCCGGTGTTGCGCGATGTCGGCAATCGCTCGTCCGCCGATTTGAAAGAAGGCGTAACCCGCTTGCGCGCCGACGTGCAGGCGCGCTCGATCCCGGCCAGGGAAATGATGGGCGCGACCCTGACCTTGTCAAACTTCGGCACCTTGTTCGGGCGCTATGCCAACCCGGTTGTAGTACCGCCGCAAGTGGCGATCCTCGCTGCCGGAGCTATTCGCGACGAACCGGTGGCGATGGGCGGCAAGGTGCTGGTGCACCCGATACTGCCACTGTCGCTGACCTTCGATCACCGGGTGGTGACGGGCGGTGAGGCGGCGCGGTTCTTCAAGGTGTTGGTCGAGGCATTGGAACAACCGGACAGTTGA
- a CDS encoding cytochrome c biogenesis protein DipZ — protein MWLLVLAYLGGVLTIVSPCILPVLPFVFARTGQPFIKSGLPLLAGMALTFALVASLAAVGGGWVVQLNQYGRWLALLFVALFGLTLLLPQLAERLTRPLVAAGSRLSEVAGADARPRPGASFLIGVATGLLWAPCAGPILGLVLTGAALQGASIGTTLLLLAYALGAATSLAVALLLGGKVFAAMKRSIGAGEWLRRGLGAAMLAGVAAIALGLDTGILARVSTASTGGLEQALVGRLAGKSPANSGAMMAQIPPSADDQSGSGMMAAGGAMKMAANGPATLPVEGNLPPLEGAVQWLNSPPLSAQALKGKVVLVDFWTYSCINCLRTLPYVKAWAEKYRDQGLVVIGVHAPEFAFERDVGNVTKAMKDLGINYPVAIDNDYKIWRAFNNEYWPAHYFADAQGRIRYHHFGEGDYVESERVIQQLLREAGAAKVADGLIDASAQGVQRAPDMNEVRSPETYVGYQRSEHFVPEASLAPDKVAAYSAPATLGLNDWTLDGQWNVGSERATSAAPASRIVYRFHARDLHLVLGPGADGKAVRFKVMIDGKAPGDAHGTDVAPDGSGNVSEQRLYQLVRQPGDVADRTFSIEFLDPGVSAYAFTFG, from the coding sequence ATGTGGCTTCTGGTCCTCGCTTATCTCGGTGGTGTGCTGACGATTGTCAGCCCGTGCATTCTGCCAGTACTGCCCTTTGTCTTCGCTCGCACCGGGCAGCCGTTTATCAAGAGTGGCTTGCCGCTGTTGGCGGGGATGGCGCTGACCTTCGCGCTCGTCGCCTCATTGGCGGCGGTGGGCGGCGGTTGGGTGGTGCAACTCAATCAGTATGGTCGCTGGCTCGCGTTGCTGTTCGTAGCACTGTTCGGGCTGACGCTGCTGCTGCCGCAACTCGCCGAACGGCTGACTCGACCACTGGTGGCCGCCGGCAGTCGGCTGTCGGAAGTGGCGGGCGCCGATGCCCGGCCACGTCCCGGTGCTTCGTTTCTGATCGGCGTCGCCACGGGCCTGCTTTGGGCACCGTGCGCCGGGCCGATTCTCGGGCTGGTGCTGACCGGCGCGGCGCTGCAAGGGGCCAGCATCGGCACCACCTTGCTGTTGCTGGCTTATGCACTGGGCGCCGCCACTTCCCTCGCGGTCGCCTTGTTGCTGGGCGGTAAAGTCTTCGCGGCAATGAAACGCTCGATCGGTGCCGGTGAATGGCTGCGCCGTGGTCTTGGTGCGGCGATGCTGGCGGGTGTGGCCGCCATCGCCTTGGGGCTGGACACCGGGATTCTGGCGCGGGTGTCGACCGCGTCCACCGGTGGGCTTGAACAAGCGTTGGTTGGTCGATTGGCGGGTAAATCACCGGCCAACAGCGGGGCGATGATGGCGCAGATCCCGCCGTCCGCGGACGATCAGTCCGGCTCCGGCATGATGGCTGCCGGTGGTGCGATGAAAATGGCCGCCAACGGTCCCGCGACGCTGCCCGTCGAAGGCAACCTGCCACCGCTGGAGGGCGCCGTGCAGTGGCTCAATTCGCCGCCGCTCAGCGCTCAAGCGTTGAAGGGCAAAGTGGTGTTGGTGGATTTCTGGACCTACTCCTGCATCAACTGCTTGCGCACCCTGCCGTATGTCAAAGCCTGGGCCGAGAAGTATCGTGACCAGGGCCTGGTGGTGATCGGCGTGCATGCGCCGGAGTTCGCCTTCGAACGGGATGTGGGCAACGTGACCAAAGCCATGAAGGATCTGGGTATCAACTACCCGGTGGCTATCGATAACGACTACAAGATCTGGCGTGCTTTCAACAACGAATACTGGCCGGCTCACTATTTTGCCGACGCTCAGGGACGCATTCGTTACCACCATTTTGGTGAGGGCGACTACGTCGAATCAGAACGGGTGATCCAGCAGCTGTTGCGCGAAGCCGGTGCGGCGAAAGTCGCTGATGGCCTGATCGACGCCAGCGCTCAAGGTGTGCAACGGGCGCCGGACATGAACGAAGTGCGTTCGCCGGAAACCTACGTCGGCTACCAGCGCTCAGAACATTTCGTGCCTGAGGCGAGCCTCGCGCCCGACAAGGTTGCCGCGTACAGCGCGCCTGCGACGTTGGGGCTGAATGACTGGACGCTGGACGGTCAATGGAATGTCGGTTCGGAGCGCGCCACATCGGCGGCCCCGGCCAGTCGCATCGTTTACCGCTTCCATGCCCGTGACCTGCACCTGGTACTGGGCCCCGGCGCCGACGGCAAAGCGGTGCGCTTCAAAGTCATGATTGATGGCAAAGCCCCTGGCGATGCTCACGGCACTGACGTCGCACCGGACGGCAGCGGCAACGTCAGCGAACAACGTCTCTACCAGTTGGTGCGCCAACCCGGCGACGTGGCAGATCGGACCTTCAGCATCGAGTTCCTTGACCCGGGCGTGTCGGCGTATGCGTTTACCTTCGGTTGA
- the msrB gene encoding peptide-methionine (R)-S-oxide reductase MsrB, whose protein sequence is MFSRRQILLTGGGLGLAALVAGVLPKMTLRSALVSEASAAEAFEVTHSDAEWHAMLSAEQYEILRKEGTERAYSSALNNEHRDGTFACAGCNLALFSSSTKFDSRTGWPSFWAPLEHAIATREDRSFGVLREEVHCRRCGGHLGHVFNDGPKPTGLRYCMNGLAMTFEPQSA, encoded by the coding sequence ATGTTTTCACGGCGACAGATTCTTCTAACGGGCGGCGGGCTGGGCCTTGCGGCGCTGGTTGCCGGTGTATTGCCAAAAATGACCCTGCGTTCGGCGCTGGTCAGTGAGGCGAGCGCTGCGGAGGCCTTCGAGGTCACTCACAGCGATGCCGAATGGCACGCGATGCTCAGCGCCGAGCAGTACGAAATCCTGCGCAAGGAGGGCACCGAACGGGCCTACTCCAGCGCACTGAACAATGAACACCGCGACGGCACTTTCGCCTGCGCGGGCTGCAATCTGGCGCTGTTTTCATCGAGCACCAAGTTCGACAGCCGTACGGGTTGGCCGAGCTTCTGGGCGCCTTTGGAGCATGCCATCGCGACCCGCGAAGACCGCTCGTTCGGCGTGTTGCGCGAAGAGGTTCACTGTCGACGTTGTGGCGGGCACTTGGGCCATGTGTTCAATGACGGGCCAAAACCGACCGGTCTACGCTACTGCATGAACGGCCTGGCAATGACTTTTGAGCCGCAATCGGCCTGA